From Actinomycetota bacterium, a single genomic window includes:
- the gcvT gene encoding glycine cleavage system aminomethyltransferase GcvT, with protein sequence MAGLRHSPLDVAHRDLGAKMVGFGGWEMPLSYPSGTLVEHRTCRSGAVAFDVSHLGTVRVSGPDAFERLQRTLTNDLAKIGPGRAQYTHLLDPADASVVDDIIVWWVDEDELHVMPNASNTDQVLEAVGGEDITAARAVIAVQGPEARAWLGGVVPAARTVPRFGVEKFRWKGSTCLVAGTGYTGEDGVEVAVPAAAALSLWEAVLDAGVLPAGLGARDTLRLEAGLPLHGHELGPGITPLQAGLGWVVAWHKGDFRGRAPLEAERRRGVDRELRGLTVDGRQPPRSGYPVMAGTDETIGVVTSGNFSPTLGHGIALALLSPHSREGHQVTIDARGQSLPATIAPLPFVGRSRPRPRPAGG encoded by the coding sequence ATGGCCGGGCTGCGGCACTCGCCCCTCGATGTCGCCCACCGTGACCTGGGCGCCAAGATGGTGGGCTTCGGGGGGTGGGAGATGCCGCTCTCCTACCCGTCGGGGACCCTGGTGGAGCACCGGACGTGCCGGTCGGGGGCGGTGGCCTTCGACGTGAGCCACCTGGGGACGGTCCGGGTGTCGGGCCCGGACGCCTTCGAGCGTCTCCAGCGCACCCTGACCAACGACCTGGCCAAGATCGGGCCGGGGCGGGCGCAGTACACCCACCTGCTCGACCCGGCGGACGCTTCGGTGGTCGACGACATCATCGTGTGGTGGGTCGACGAGGACGAGCTGCACGTCATGCCCAACGCGTCCAACACCGACCAGGTCCTGGAGGCCGTGGGCGGCGAGGACATCACGGCCGCCCGGGCGGTGATCGCCGTCCAGGGCCCCGAGGCCCGGGCCTGGCTGGGTGGGGTGGTCCCGGCCGCTCGGACCGTCCCCCGCTTCGGGGTCGAGAAGTTCCGCTGGAAGGGGAGCACCTGCCTGGTGGCGGGCACCGGCTACACCGGCGAGGACGGGGTGGAGGTAGCCGTCCCGGCGGCCGCCGCCCTGTCGTTGTGGGAGGCCGTGCTCGACGCCGGGGTGCTGCCCGCGGGCCTCGGGGCCCGGGACACGCTGCGCCTGGAGGCCGGCCTGCCCCTGCACGGCCACGAGCTGGGGCCGGGCATAACTCCCCTGCAGGCCGGCCTCGGCTGGGTCGTGGCGTGGCACAAGGGTGACTTCCGGGGGCGCGCCCCGCTGGAGGCCGAACGCCGCCGAGGGGTCGACCGTGAGCTGCGGGGCCTGACCGTCGACGGCCGCCAGCCCCCGCGGTCCGGCTACCCGGTGATGGCCGGCACCGACGAGACCATCGGGGTCGTGACCAGCGGCAACTTCTCGCCCACCCTGGGCCACGGGATCGCCCTGGCCCTGCTCTCGCCCCACTCGCGCGAAGGCCACCAGGTGACCATCGACGCCCGGGGCCAGTCCCTGCCGGCTACGATCGCCCCCCTGCCCTTCGTGGGCCGCTCCCGGCCCCGTCCCCGCCCGGCGGGCGGCTGA
- the gcvPB gene encoding aminomethyl-transferring glycine dehydrogenase subunit GcvPB codes for MGREAEPTIFELSVPGRSAASFRESGLPAWAPEELVPAAHLRAEPAPVAEVSERDVVAHFTRLSHRQFSVDLGAYPLGSCTMKYNPKLCDDAASLPGLTDVHPSAPAPLVQGWLGLLAELEAALCAVTGMHSATLQPPAGAAGELTGLLLMRAWHADHPGPRPRRRVLIPDSAHGTNPASVTLGGYEVTQVPSDERGLVDLAALRERLDDDVAGIMLTNPNTLGLFEQDIVEMAAAVHEVGGLLYYDGANFNAILGVTLPGAMGFDIVHLNLHKTFAVPHGGGGPGAGPVAVTERLAPYLPGPRPVRVGGGQAYEWATPERSIGRVHSWHGNALALARAWSYILANGGDGLRRVAEGAVLNANWLRHRLRGTYDIPFDRPCMHELVVSAASLRRRNGLRALDVAKRLLEEGFHAPTVYFPLIVEEALMIEPTETESPQTLEALADALVAIAAETGDAARAAPRSTPVGRVDEARAARRLIPTWDARDGA; via the coding sequence ATGGGTCGCGAGGCGGAGCCGACGATCTTCGAGCTGTCCGTGCCCGGGCGCTCGGCGGCCAGCTTCCGTGAGAGCGGGCTGCCGGCGTGGGCGCCCGAGGAGCTGGTGCCCGCCGCCCACCTGCGAGCCGAGCCCGCGCCAGTGGCCGAGGTGTCCGAGCGCGACGTCGTGGCCCACTTCACCCGGCTGAGCCACCGCCAGTTCTCGGTCGACCTGGGGGCCTACCCGCTGGGTTCGTGCACCATGAAGTACAACCCCAAGCTGTGCGACGACGCCGCCTCCTTGCCGGGCCTCACCGACGTCCACCCCTCGGCCCCGGCCCCGCTCGTCCAGGGGTGGCTGGGCCTGCTGGCCGAGCTCGAGGCGGCGCTGTGTGCCGTGACCGGCATGCACTCGGCCACCTTGCAGCCGCCGGCGGGGGCCGCCGGGGAGCTGACCGGGCTGTTGCTGATGAGGGCCTGGCACGCCGACCACCCCGGCCCCCGGCCCCGGCGCCGGGTCCTGATCCCCGACTCGGCCCACGGCACCAACCCGGCGTCGGTCACCCTTGGGGGCTACGAGGTCACCCAGGTCCCCTCCGACGAGCGGGGCCTGGTCGACCTGGCCGCCCTGCGGGAACGCCTGGACGACGACGTGGCCGGGATAATGCTCACCAATCCCAACACGCTGGGCCTGTTCGAGCAGGACATCGTGGAGATGGCGGCCGCCGTCCACGAGGTCGGGGGGCTGCTCTACTACGACGGGGCCAACTTCAACGCCATCTTGGGCGTGACCCTGCCCGGGGCCATGGGGTTCGACATCGTCCACCTGAACCTGCACAAGACCTTCGCCGTGCCCCACGGCGGCGGGGGCCCGGGAGCCGGGCCGGTGGCCGTCACCGAGCGCCTGGCGCCCTACCTGCCGGGGCCCCGGCCGGTGCGGGTGGGCGGCGGCCAAGCCTACGAGTGGGCCACCCCCGAGCGCTCGATCGGCCGCGTCCACTCGTGGCACGGCAATGCCCTGGCCCTGGCCCGGGCCTGGTCCTACATCCTGGCCAACGGGGGTGACGGCCTGCGCCGGGTGGCCGAGGGCGCCGTTCTCAACGCCAACTGGCTGCGCCACCGACTGCGGGGCACCTACGACATCCCCTTCGACCGCCCGTGCATGCACGAACTGGTGGTCTCGGCCGCGTCCCTGCGTAGGCGCAACGGCTTGCGCGCCCTCGACGTGGCCAAGCGCCTCCTGGAGGAGGGCTTTCACGCCCCCACCGTCTACTTCCCCCTGATCGTGGAGGAGGCCCTAATGATCGAGCCCACCGAGACCGAGAGCCCCCAGACCCTCGAGGCCCTGGCCGACGCCTTGGTGGCCATCGCGGCCGAGACGGGTGACGCGGCCCGCGCTGCGCCCCGTTCCACCCCCGTGGGCCGGGTCGACGAGGCCCGGGCCGCCCGCCGCCTCATCCCCACCTGGGACGCCCGGGACGGGGCCTGA
- a CDS encoding CPBP family intramembrane glutamic endopeptidase — protein sequence LGLVGALWPLTGRQRDPTAVPGRRAAVALAVGAVAFTVGRFATGGPVAAHPLLFRLLVLNALAAVAEEAFFRRMLYGALLPRGQTVAIVGSAVAFAAVHAWVWGLWVLPLDLAAGLLLSWQRAASGRWSVPAATHVFANSLALV from the coding sequence CCTCGGGCTGGTCGGTGCCCTGTGGCCGCTGACCGGGCGCCAGCGCGACCCCACGGCCGTCCCCGGGCGGCGGGCGGCTGTCGCCTTGGCCGTGGGGGCGGTCGCCTTCACCGTGGGGCGCTTCGCCACCGGGGGCCCGGTGGCCGCCCACCCGCTGCTGTTTCGCCTCCTGGTCCTCAACGCCTTGGCGGCCGTGGCCGAGGAGGCGTTCTTCCGCCGGATGCTCTACGGGGCGCTGCTGCCCCGGGGCCAGACGGTGGCCATCGTCGGCTCGGCCGTCGCGTTCGCGGCTGTGCATGCCTGGGTGTGGGGCCTGTGGGTCCTGCCCCTCGACCTGGCCGCCGGGCTGCTCCTGTCGTGGCAGCGGGCCGCCTCGGGCCGCTGGTCGGTCCCGGCCGCCACCCATGTCTTTGCCAACTCCCTGGCTCTCGTGTGA
- the gcvPA gene encoding aminomethyl-transferring glycine dehydrogenase subunit GcvPA — protein sequence MGHYVPHTDTEVARMLAFMGLASVEELFATVPGALRLAGGLDLPDGLSEPDVGDRMEALAAANRPVGRGSSLVCFAGGGAYDHEVPAVVRRVAFRSEFVTAYTPYQPEVAQGVLQALFEYQTVVCRLTGMDVANASLYDGASACVEAVNLAVAATGRNRVWVSRGVHPNWREVMATFAAGTGHELVTVPLAGGVTAWPQDEGGGQGVGAVVVQYPNYLGCIEDLAAAAEAARRVGALLVVAVDPVAAALLRPPSDYGADVVVGEGQPFGTPLSFGGPYLGLFACRREHVRRLPGRLVGETVDAEGRRAYVTTLRTREQDIRREKASSNVCTNQTLIAVACVVQLAWLGTAGLRELALRCARATRYTREALLAIDGVEAPSDAPVVREFAVRTRLRPEVLIERMAEEGFLAGVALPGELGHDLLVAATERRTRAEIDAYVAAFEKVVR from the coding sequence GTGGGCCACTACGTACCTCACACCGACACCGAAGTGGCCCGCATGCTGGCCTTCATGGGGCTGGCCTCGGTCGAGGAGCTGTTCGCCACCGTGCCCGGCGCCCTGCGCCTGGCCGGCGGGCTCGACCTCCCCGACGGCCTGTCCGAACCCGACGTGGGCGACCGCATGGAGGCCCTGGCGGCCGCCAACCGCCCCGTGGGCCGGGGAAGCAGCCTGGTCTGCTTCGCGGGCGGGGGGGCCTACGACCACGAGGTGCCGGCCGTGGTACGGCGGGTGGCCTTCCGTTCCGAGTTCGTCACGGCCTACACCCCCTACCAGCCCGAGGTCGCCCAGGGGGTGCTCCAGGCCCTGTTCGAGTACCAGACGGTGGTCTGCCGGCTCACGGGGATGGATGTGGCCAACGCCTCGCTCTACGACGGCGCCAGCGCGTGCGTGGAGGCCGTCAACCTGGCGGTGGCCGCCACCGGGCGCAACCGGGTGTGGGTGTCCCGGGGTGTCCACCCCAACTGGCGGGAGGTCATGGCGACGTTCGCGGCGGGCACCGGCCACGAGCTGGTGACCGTGCCTCTGGCCGGGGGCGTCACCGCCTGGCCGCAGGACGAGGGCGGGGGCCAGGGGGTGGGCGCCGTCGTCGTCCAGTACCCCAACTACCTCGGCTGCATCGAGGACCTGGCGGCCGCGGCCGAGGCCGCCCGGCGGGTGGGGGCCTTGCTGGTGGTGGCCGTCGACCCGGTGGCGGCCGCCCTCCTGCGCCCGCCGTCGGACTACGGGGCCGACGTGGTGGTGGGGGAGGGCCAGCCCTTCGGCACGCCCCTGTCGTTCGGCGGGCCCTACCTCGGGCTGTTCGCGTGCCGCCGTGAGCACGTCCGCCGCCTGCCCGGCCGCCTCGTGGGCGAGACCGTCGACGCCGAGGGCCGGCGGGCCTACGTGACGACCCTGCGTACTCGCGAGCAGGACATCCGCCGCGAGAAGGCGTCGTCGAACGTGTGCACCAACCAGACCCTGATCGCGGTGGCGTGTGTCGTGCAGCTGGCCTGGCTGGGTACGGCCGGGCTACGGGAGTTGGCCCTGCGCTGCGCCCGGGCCACCCGCTATACCCGAGAGGCGCTCCTGGCCATCGACGGGGTGGAGGCCCCGTCCGACGCCCCGGTGGTGAGGGAGTTCGCGGTCCGCACCCGGCTGCGGCCCGAGGTCCTCATCGAGCGCATGGCTGAAGAGGGCTTCCTGGCCGGGGTGGCCCTGCCCGGGGAACTGGGCCACGACCTTCTGGTGGCGGCCACCGAGCGGCGCACCCGGGCCGAGATCGACGCCTACGTGGCCGCCTTCGAGAAGGTCGTCAGATGA
- a CDS encoding ABC transporter permease: protein MSERRSGTLLLHQYRYDQKQFWREPATVFFTVALPLLFLFLFVSIFGNDTVVVRGHEIKASTYFVPGIVTLSVVSATVLNLAITFTILREKGQLKRVRSTPLPPWVYLGGRVLTATVVCVLLVAAVTLLGWLVYGVSLPTHTLPGLLLTLLVGTTACCALGFALTTIIPSENAAPAITNAIILPLYFFSGIFIPDSSLPEAMKFVGSIFPVRHLFQSFLYAFDPLTEGAGIAAGHLAVVAAWGVVGALVAVRSFRWTPRA from the coding sequence GTGAGCGAACGCCGCTCGGGCACCCTGCTGCTCCACCAGTACCGCTACGACCAGAAGCAGTTCTGGCGGGAACCGGCCACGGTCTTCTTCACCGTCGCCCTCCCGCTCCTGTTCCTGTTCCTGTTCGTCTCGATCTTCGGCAACGACACGGTGGTCGTCCGGGGCCACGAGATCAAGGCCTCGACCTACTTCGTGCCCGGCATCGTGACCCTGTCGGTCGTCTCGGCCACCGTGCTCAACCTGGCCATCACGTTCACCATCCTGCGGGAGAAGGGGCAGCTCAAACGGGTGCGGTCCACGCCGCTGCCCCCGTGGGTCTACCTCGGCGGGCGGGTCCTGACGGCCACGGTCGTGTGCGTGCTGCTGGTGGCGGCCGTCACCCTGCTGGGCTGGCTCGTCTACGGGGTCAGCCTCCCCACCCACACGCTCCCCGGGCTGTTGCTGACCCTGCTCGTGGGCACGACGGCGTGCTGCGCCCTGGGGTTCGCCCTCACCACCATCATCCCCAGCGAGAACGCCGCCCCGGCCATAACCAACGCCATCATCCTGCCCCTCTACTTCTTCTCGGGGATCTTCATCCCCGACAGCAGCCTGCCCGAGGCCATGAAGTTCGTGGGCTCGATCTTCCCGGTACGCCACCTGTTCCAGTCCTTCCTCTACGCCTTCGACCCCCTCACCGAGGGTGCGGGCATCGCCGCCGGCCACCTGGCCGTGGTCGCCGCCTGGGGCGTGGTCGGCGCCTTGGTGGCCGTCCGCAGCTTCCGCTGGACGCCCCGTGCCTGA
- a CDS encoding sialidase family protein, which translates to MVAPFTDCTQQATNGHYITLQFDPTGTLWAAFMADDPASTLTLARAQRPRNIYLGRSDDSGRTWRTTLVYEGQAGDPGIGNSRRAMVAVDPTDNRHVYVGWQKGGAGSPPTGVERKAMIQASHDGGRTFGPPVVLSTEVGGSQPKPVVDANGVVHVTYANDQFGVPASEARGRTLWYQRSSDGGRTWSPRVELDPGTPGFAFMRKQAIAADIETGTIHVTWYGANVPAPRRPPPGEPSTAEFDDRHIFVRSSPDGGETWLPSKIVNDDVDRRNTQHYDSGISVAPNGRLDVAWYDFRNSPTPETDMPGGNGGGANDVYYAYSADGGRTYSRNIRVTDRIINREIGVWSNNVHSHTNVAVASSENVAYIAWQDTRNGNPTFQAEDIYFATVRFPAVEGAADDGGVPTWVLVGAAAAMGMALTILLALAANRRRA; encoded by the coding sequence ATGGTCGCGCCCTTCACGGACTGCACCCAGCAGGCCACCAACGGCCACTACATCACCTTGCAGTTCGACCCCACGGGCACGCTGTGGGCCGCGTTCATGGCCGACGACCCGGCGTCGACTCTGACCCTGGCCCGCGCCCAGCGGCCCCGCAACATCTACCTGGGCCGCTCCGACGACTCCGGGCGTACCTGGCGCACGACCCTGGTCTACGAGGGCCAGGCCGGCGACCCCGGGATCGGCAACAGCCGGCGGGCCATGGTGGCCGTCGACCCGACCGACAACCGCCACGTCTACGTGGGCTGGCAGAAGGGCGGCGCCGGCAGCCCCCCGACGGGCGTGGAGCGCAAGGCCATGATCCAGGCCTCCCACGACGGGGGCCGCACGTTCGGCCCTCCGGTCGTGCTCAGCACCGAGGTGGGCGGCAGCCAGCCCAAGCCGGTGGTGGACGCCAACGGGGTGGTCCACGTCACCTACGCCAACGACCAGTTCGGCGTGCCCGCCAGCGAGGCCCGGGGCCGCACCCTGTGGTACCAGCGCTCCTCCGACGGCGGGCGGACGTGGTCGCCCCGGGTCGAGCTCGACCCCGGCACCCCCGGGTTCGCCTTCATGCGCAAGCAGGCCATCGCGGCCGACATCGAGACCGGGACGATCCACGTCACCTGGTACGGCGCCAACGTCCCCGCGCCCCGGCGCCCGCCCCCGGGCGAACCGTCCACCGCCGAGTTCGACGACCGCCACATCTTCGTGCGTTCGTCGCCCGACGGGGGCGAGACGTGGCTGCCGTCGAAGATCGTCAACGACGACGTCGACCGCCGGAACACCCAGCACTACGACTCGGGCATCTCGGTCGCCCCCAACGGCCGCCTCGACGTGGCCTGGTACGACTTCCGCAACAGCCCCACCCCCGAGACCGATATGCCGGGGGGCAACGGTGGAGGGGCCAACGACGTCTACTACGCCTACTCGGCCGACGGCGGGCGTACCTACTCGCGCAACATCCGGGTGACAGACCGGATCATCAACCGCGAGATCGGCGTGTGGTCGAACAACGTCCACAGCCACACCAACGTGGCCGTGGCCTCGTCGGAGAACGTCGCCTACATCGCCTGGCAGGACACCCGCAACGGCAACCCGACCTTCCAGGCCGAGGACATCTACTTCGCCACCGTGCGCTTCCCGGCGGTCGAGGGCGCGGCCGACGACGGCGGGGTGCCCACCTGGGTGCTGGTCGGGGCGGCCGCCGCCATGGGCATGGCCCTCACCATCCTGCTGGCCCTGGCCGCCAACCGCCGCCGGGCCTGA
- a CDS encoding ABC transporter substrate-binding protein produces the protein MFSKSRRTTTVTAAVVLALTAAGCSAGAGNGDAITLGAIYPISGRQGPGGVEEANGARLAVELANERGGVRGRQLRLDVIDVDAGEAAPAAMEDLKRRGVDVVLGTYGSTISAPAAVSAQRNGMLLWETGAVGQVSGDAGGGESFFRTAPMGAGLGKAAVAFVRDQLQPLLEPGQPLRYAVAYVDDAYGRAVGLGAVDEIEASGQQLVGTFPYRIAGLDAAAVIRDVAAAKPDVLFVSAYLDDGIELRRETITQSVALKASIGTSSSYCMPSFAHALGPAAVGLFASDKPDGAVVRTDALTPEAQAELAWARARYQERHGEEMSPAALAGFANAWALVGHVLPASGGLSPAAVADAARTVKLPQGALPNGAGLDMAGPGEPDAGENRGAVSVIWQWVDAKTQAVVWPPAFATRPLQAIPILT, from the coding sequence ATGTTCTCCAAGTCCCGCCGGACCACCACCGTGACCGCTGCCGTGGTCCTCGCCCTGACCGCCGCCGGGTGCTCGGCAGGCGCAGGTAACGGCGACGCCATCACGCTGGGCGCCATCTACCCGATCTCGGGCCGCCAGGGGCCCGGGGGGGTCGAGGAGGCCAACGGCGCCCGCCTGGCTGTCGAGCTGGCCAACGAGCGGGGCGGCGTGCGAGGCCGCCAGTTGCGCCTCGACGTGATCGACGTCGACGCCGGCGAGGCCGCCCCGGCGGCCATGGAGGACCTCAAGCGACGAGGCGTCGATGTCGTGCTCGGCACCTACGGGAGCACGATCTCGGCGCCCGCGGCCGTCTCCGCCCAGCGCAACGGAATGCTGCTGTGGGAGACGGGGGCCGTCGGCCAGGTGTCGGGGGACGCCGGCGGGGGCGAGTCGTTCTTCCGCACGGCCCCCATGGGCGCCGGCCTAGGCAAGGCCGCAGTCGCTTTCGTGCGCGACCAGCTCCAGCCCCTGCTGGAGCCCGGCCAACCGCTGCGTTATGCCGTGGCCTACGTGGACGATGCCTACGGGCGGGCCGTAGGCCTGGGGGCGGTGGACGAGATCGAGGCCAGTGGCCAGCAACTGGTTGGGACCTTCCCTTACCGCATCGCCGGGCTCGACGCGGCCGCCGTCATCCGCGACGTCGCGGCCGCGAAGCCCGACGTCCTCTTCGTCTCGGCCTACCTCGACGACGGCATCGAGCTGCGGCGAGAGACGATCACCCAGAGCGTGGCCCTCAAGGCCAGCATCGGGACCAGCTCCAGCTACTGCATGCCGTCCTTCGCCCATGCCCTGGGGCCGGCGGCCGTGGGCCTGTTCGCCTCCGACAAGCCCGACGGCGCCGTCGTGCGCACCGACGCCCTCACCCCCGAGGCCCAGGCCGAGCTGGCGTGGGCACGAGCCCGCTACCAGGAGCGCCACGGGGAGGAGATGAGCCCGGCCGCACTCGCCGGCTTCGCCAACGCCTGGGCCCTGGTCGGCCACGTGCTGCCTGCGTCCGGCGGCCTTTCGCCCGCGGCGGTGGCGGACGCGGCCCGAACGGTGAAGCTCCCCCAGGGCGCCCTGCCCAACGGGGCCGGCCTCGACATGGCCGGCCCCGGGGAGCCCGACGCGGGCGAGAACCGAGGGGCCGTGAGCGTGATCTGGCAGTGGGTGGACGCCAAGACCCAGGCGGTGGTGTGGCCGCCGGCCTTCGCCACCCGGCCCCTCCAGGCCATCCCCATCCTCACGTGA
- a CDS encoding ABC transporter ATP-binding protein produces MTAPVIVVRGLRKSYGGREAVRGIDLTVDQGEIFAFLGPNGAGKTTTVEVLEGYRSRDSGDVSVLGIDPVEADRHWRQRVGVVLQELRLPSLLTVREVLAMYAGYYAAPRPVDETIELVGLSDAAGTRTSKLSGGQQRRCDVALALIGDPELLFLDEPTTGFDPAARRGAWKLISGLRDLGKTVFLTTHYLEEAQALADRVAILRDGRIVAEGRPDELVGGRTTTISFSLPEGAGPDRLPAPLAARVRPEGSRLVFTSSAPVTDLHQLTAWSIETGTVLADIEAARPSLEDVYLELTAVEGP; encoded by the coding sequence ATGACCGCGCCGGTGATCGTCGTTCGGGGACTGCGCAAGTCCTACGGGGGACGCGAGGCCGTGCGGGGTATCGACCTGACCGTCGACCAGGGCGAGATCTTCGCCTTCCTGGGGCCCAACGGGGCCGGCAAGACGACGACCGTCGAGGTCCTGGAGGGCTACCGGTCCCGCGACAGCGGGGACGTGTCGGTCCTGGGCATCGACCCGGTGGAGGCCGACAGGCACTGGCGCCAGCGGGTGGGGGTCGTCCTCCAAGAGCTGCGCCTCCCGTCACTGCTGACCGTGCGCGAGGTGCTGGCCATGTACGCCGGCTACTACGCCGCTCCCCGGCCGGTGGACGAGACCATCGAGCTGGTGGGCCTGAGCGACGCCGCCGGTACCCGGACCTCGAAGCTGTCGGGGGGCCAGCAGCGCCGGTGCGACGTGGCCCTCGCCCTGATCGGCGACCCCGAGCTGCTGTTCCTCGACGAACCCACGACCGGCTTCGACCCGGCCGCCCGGCGCGGGGCGTGGAAGCTGATCAGCGGGCTGCGCGACCTGGGCAAGACGGTGTTCCTGACCACCCACTACCTGGAGGAGGCTCAGGCCCTGGCCGACCGGGTGGCCATCCTGCGCGACGGTAGGATCGTGGCCGAGGGCCGGCCCGACGAGCTGGTGGGCGGGCGCACGACGACGATCAGCTTCTCGCTCCCCGAGGGCGCCGGCCCCGACCGGCTGCCGGCCCCATTGGCCGCCCGGGTACGGCCCGAGGGCAGCCGACTGGTGTTCACGTCGTCGGCCCCGGTAACCGACCTCCACCAGCTCACGGCCTGGTCGATCGAGACGGGGACCGTACTGGCCGACATCGAGGCCGCCCGCCCGTCCCTGGAGGACGTCTACCTCGAGCTGACGGCGGTGGAGGGCCCGTGA